The segment CCAGCCCACCATTGACGATCGGCGGATAGTTGGCCGCCTGCGGTGTCGCCAGCCAGTCGTCGAGGGCAGACTGTTCCTCGAAATAGGTGACGAAGATATCGCCTTCCAGCCTGTCGAACAGTTCGTAGCTCAGGGGGTAGTAGAAGGCGTCGTCGCCCGGCGCGAGCGCAGCAACCGATGGGTTCAGGGTCATGCCCAGATCGGTCAGGAACTTCATGCGCGCATCGAGCGGCGCATAGACCGCAATGGCGCCGTCGTAGTCATTGGCACTGGCGAAGGTGACACTCTTGAGGGCAGGATACTTGGCGAACTCGGCTTCGACCCAGGCAGTGGTGTCCGCAAGCAGGGCTTGCGCCTCGGCCTCCTTGCCCAGCGCTTTGCCGATGATCAGGGTCAGGTCCTGCCACGGCGTCGACCAAGGCGCGCCTGTATAAGCAATGGTCGGGGCAATGCCGGACAGCAATTCATACTGATCCACGGTCAGGCCGGAGTAAGCGGCGATAATCAGATCGGGCTGCAGTGCCGCGATCTGTTCCACCGGCGGCTCACCGCCAGCAGGCAGGATGGTCGGCGTTTCGGCACCGAGCTCAGCAAGAGCCTCTTCCACCCATTCATGAATGCCGTTGTCGCCGCCGCCATAGGACTGGAACGGCATGCCGACGGGCACCTTGCCCAAGGCAATGACGACGTCCTCATTGCTCCAGCCCCAGGTAACGATGCGCTGCGGTTCAGCTGGAATGGTGGTTTCACCATGCGCGTGCTCGATGGTGACCGGAAATTCCTGCGCGAATGCAGTGCTGGCAGCGACGACGAATGGAAGAGCCAGGAGAACGGACGAAAGACGCATGGTGATGCCTTGCAGCGGGAAGGTTCGCTCCCCTGCATACGAAAGATGATCGGTCGCGTCATGTATTTTTTGAAATTCGTGGAGCGCCCCACATCCTCGATGTCACCCCGGCCTTGAGCCGGGGCCCATCTCGCGATCACGCCCCTGCCGCAAGGTTTACGTGACGGGCACAACTACCTTGCGGCTCAACAAACATCTCGGGATGGATCCCGGCTCAAGGCCGGGATGACACCGAGTTTTTGGACAACACTTTACCCGACTAAAGGCACCACGTTCCCTGCCCCGGTCTTGGACCCGAGCAGCTTCTTGATGTTGCGGGCAGCCTGGCGGATGCGCTGTTCGTTTTCGACGAAAGCCAGGCGGATATACTGATCGCCATATTCGCCGAAGCCCACGCCGGGCGCGACGCCGACGCCGGTCTCCTTGATCAGGAGTTTCGCAAATTCGAGCGAACCGAGATGGGCGAACTGGGCCGGAACCGGCGCCCAGGCGAACATGGTGGCCTTTGGCACGGGAATATCCCAGCCGGAACGGGCAAAGCTTTCCACCATGACGTCGCGGCGGTGCTTGTAGATCTTCCGCACCTCCTCGATCACGTCATCCGAGCCGTTGAGGGCAGCTGTGGCCGCGACCTGGATCGGCGTGAAGGCGCCATAGTCGAGATAGGATTTCACCCGCGCCAGGGCGGCGATCAGGCGCTCGTTGCCGACGGCGAAGCCGACGCGCCAGCCGGGCATGGAATAGGTCTTGGACATGGAAGTGAATTCCACCGTGATGTCCATGGCGCCCGGCACCTGCAGCACGGATGGCGGGGGCGCGTCCTCGTCGAAATAGATCTCGGAATAGGCAAGATCGGAGAGGATGAAGATGTCGTTGGCCTTACAGTACTTGACCACCTCGGTGTAAAAATCGAGGTCGGCCGTATAGGCGGTCGGATTGGCCGGGTAGTTCAGGACGATGGCGATCGGCTTGGGGATGGAGTGGCGCACGGCGCGGTCGAGCGAGCGCAGGAAATCCTCATTGGGATCGGCTGGCATGGAGCGCACGACGCCGCCGGCCATCAGGAAGCCGAAGGAATGGATCGGATAGGTCGGATTGGGCACCAGCACCACGTCGCCCGGCGCGGTGATGGCCGAGGCCATGTTGGCGAAGCCTTCCTTGGAGCCCAGGGTCGCGACGACCTGGGTGTCGGGATTGAGCTTCACGCCGAAGCGGCGGCCATAATAGCTAGCCTGGGCCTTGCGCAGGCCGGGAATGCCGCGCGAGGTCGAATAGCGATGGGTGCGCGGATCCTTCACCGTCTCCTGCAGCTTGGCCACGATATGCTCGGGGGTCGGCATATCGGGATTGCCCATGCCCAGGTCGATGACATCGACGCCCTCGGACCGTGCCTTGGCCTTGAGCGGATCGATATGGGCAAAGACATAGGGGGGAAGACGACGGATCTTGTGGAAGTCTGCGCTCATGATTTCCTCGGTGGTCCTCTGTCGGACCTGAACTGACCGCGACGCGCCCCTTGCGCCACGCCTCATTGTTTGAGGCGGTGATTATCGCGGAATTATG is part of the uncultured Devosia sp. genome and harbors:
- a CDS encoding iron-siderophore ABC transporter substrate-binding protein, giving the protein MRLSSVLLALPFVVAASTAFAQEFPVTIEHAHGETTIPAEPQRIVTWGWSNEDVVIALGKVPVGMPFQSYGGGDNGIHEWVEEALAELGAETPTILPAGGEPPVEQIAALQPDLIIAAYSGLTVDQYELLSGIAPTIAYTGAPWSTPWQDLTLIIGKALGKEAEAQALLADTTAWVEAEFAKYPALKSVTFASANDYDGAIAVYAPLDARMKFLTDLGMTLNPSVAALAPGDDAFYYPLSYELFDRLEGDIFVTYFEEQSALDDWLATPQAANYPPIVNGGLAALVGTENVASVSPPSVLSLRWGLPHYLEVLGAAAERVAGK
- a CDS encoding LL-diaminopimelate aminotransferase codes for the protein MSADFHKIRRLPPYVFAHIDPLKAKARSEGVDVIDLGMGNPDMPTPEHIVAKLQETVKDPRTHRYSTSRGIPGLRKAQASYYGRRFGVKLNPDTQVVATLGSKEGFANMASAITAPGDVVLVPNPTYPIHSFGFLMAGGVVRSMPADPNEDFLRSLDRAVRHSIPKPIAIVLNYPANPTAYTADLDFYTEVVKYCKANDIFILSDLAYSEIYFDEDAPPPSVLQVPGAMDITVEFTSMSKTYSMPGWRVGFAVGNERLIAALARVKSYLDYGAFTPIQVAATAALNGSDDVIEEVRKIYKHRRDVMVESFARSGWDIPVPKATMFAWAPVPAQFAHLGSLEFAKLLIKETGVGVAPGVGFGEYGDQYIRLAFVENEQRIRQAARNIKKLLGSKTGAGNVVPLVG